In Candidatus Accumulibacter cognatus, the genomic window TGGCTGCGCTCGATCTCGCGCACCAGCAGCGCGACGTTCGGCCGCTGCGGGTCGATGGTCAGCGAGGCCTGCGCGCTCGGCTCGACACGAGCGAACGGCGCATCGGGCCGGGTCAGCGCAGCGAGCAGCTCCTGCGGCAAGGGCGTGGACTTGCTGCGCAGATACAGCGGTGCCGGCAACACCTCGTCCAGCCAATGGTCTACGGCGATGCGAAAGCTCGACACCATGATCACCATGCTGGCGGTCAGGGCGAAGCTGACGATCAGACCGCTCGCCGCCACCTGCGCCATCAGCGGCGCCTGCGCGACATTCTGGATGGCGATCCGTTGCGGCGCCGGCAAACTGCGCCGGGCGAATCCGCCAAACACGTTCTGCGTGAGCAGCGGCGCACTGGCGATGCCGATCACCAGGACCAGGGCAATGGCCGTATAACCGGCGAGCGGCAGCTCGAAAAGCGGTGGCAACTGCGTCAGGGCGACCGCAGCCAGCACCAGCAATACCGGGAGCAGGCGCCTGACACGCCGCGCATCGTCGGCCGGCGGGCGTTGCGCGAAACCGATTTTCAGCGCTTGCGCCAGCGGCTGCACGCGGTTCAGGTGCGCCGGGTAGAGCGCGCCGGCGAGGCTGGCGGTGCAGCCGAGCGCCAGAAAGATCAAGGCGGGCAGCATTTGCGGAACGATCCGCGGCGCACTGCCCGCGAAATAACCGCCGCCGAGGTCGCCACCGAGCAGTTGCGTGAAGGCCAGCGCCAGCGCGTAACCGAGCGTCAGGCCGAGCAGCGAGCCCGGTACGCCGATTGCGAGCCCTTCGAGCAGGACCTGCAGCAGGCGCAGGCGTGGAGAGAGACCGAGCACGCCAAGCAGTGCAAACTGTGTCGAACGCTGCGCGACCGCCGTCAGTTGCGTCGCAAAGACCAGGAAGGCACCGGTCAGCAGGGCGACCAGCGCCAGCACGTTGAGGTTGACACGGTAAGCACGCGACAGGTTGGAAACGCGCGCACTTTCGTCGTCGGGGGCACGCAGCAGCAGGTCGGTCGGCAACCGTTCTGCCAGCGCCGCCCGCCAGCTCGCCGGGTCGGTCGCAGGCGCGAGGCGCACGCGACCCTCGCTGACGGCCTTGGCTGGTCCGAAGTGTTCCTGCACCCAGGCGATGTCGGCGACCAGCAACAGGTCGTCGGGTCCGGTGCCTGGCAGGTCGCCGGCAATCGTCGTGGCCCAGTGCTGATCACCACGCCGCAGCGTCACCGCCGCCCCAGCCGGCAGCCCGAGCTGGCCGAGCAGCGCCGGTGAAACATAGACACCGCCGTCGAAGAGGCTGCCGGCGATGCGATCGCTCTGGCGTGGCAGCAGCTTTGGCATCACCGCTGCGGCGCTGAACACATCGAGGCCGATCAGCCGCACCGGTGTGCGCGCCGGTTCAATGCGCACGCGCGTTTCGATCACCGGCGCGATGACCAGTACCGCCGGGTCGCGGGCGATGTCGTTGATGGTTTCCAGGGGAACGCTGCCGGCACTGTTGCGGGCGGCGAGCAGCGCATCCGGGTCGCCCTGCACGGTCTGCATGGCGCGCGCGAAATCGGCCAGTGCGGCGTCGTTGATCAGGTGGATCGCGTAGCCGAGCGCGACCCCGAGGGCGATCGCCAGCATCGACAACAGCGTCGCTGCGCGGCGTGTGCGGAACTGCGCGCGGATCAGCCACCAGGCCAGCGTGGTCATTTCAGGCCGTCCGGCGTCAGCGTCAGGATGCGGTCGCAGCACTGCGCAAGCAGCTGCGAATGGGTGACGATCAGCGCGCTGGCCTGCTGCTCGCGGACTCTTTCGAGCAGCAGCGACAGCACCTCGCCGGCGGTGCGCGGATCGAGGTTGCCGGTCGGCTCGTCGGCCAGGATCAGCGCCGGCTGGTGCACCAGCGCGCGCGCAATCGCCACCCGCTGCAGCTCGCCGCCCGACAGCGACGCCGGCCAGCGTTCGCCGAAACCGGCCAGTCCGACGCGTTCGAGCAGCGCCTGCGTGCGAGCTGCGTGTTCGCCGGCCGGCACGCCGCAAAGCAGCAGCGGCACGCTGATGTTCTGCGCCACATTCAGCGTCGGCAGCACATGAAATGCCTGAAAGACGAAGCCGATGTGCCGCGCCCGCAGCGCCGCCCGGGCAGTTTCATCGAGCCGGACGATGTCCAGGGCCTGCGAGCCAATGCAAATCGCGCCGCGGTCGGCGCTCTCGAGGCCGGCGATGCAGTTCAGCAGCGTGCTCTTGCCTACGCCCGATTCGCCGACCAGGGCCACGATCTCGCCTGCCGCGATGCGGAAATCGAGCGCACCGAACAGCGGCCGGCTGGCTCCTGGGTAACGCTTGGAAAGACCGCTAACGGTCAGCATGTCCGTGCAGGCCGGTCATGATCCCTCACTATGTCGAACAGGACCAGTCCACCTTGCGGTGTGGCAGCAGGTAGTTGAGTTCTTCAACGGAGCGATCCTGCAGGCGCAGAGGACGCTCGATGGTCACCACATCTTGCGTTGCGAGATCGGCGATGATCGCCTGGTGGCGAGGTACCTCGGGCGCATAGATCATCACCTTGGGGGCGAGCGGCTTGCTGACGGGCGCCGAGCCCACGACCGTGCCGATCTGGCCATCGCTGAGCTGTACGATGGAGCCGGGTGGATAGACCCCCATCGCGCGCACGAAAAGTTGCAACAGGCCGCTATCGAAGCCTTTCTGATCCCTGGACCACATCGTCGCCAGGGCTTCCGCCGGACCGATGGCCAGGCGGGGTTCGCCCGGATTGACCAGCGTATCGAAACGGTCGGCAATGCCGACCATCCGCGCCGTCAGAGGGATCGCGTTGCCCATGAGGCGATCGGGGAAACCGCTGCCATCGCAGCGTTCGTGATGGGACAGGATGGCATCCAGTATCGGTGGCGGCAGAGCACCGGCCTGCAAGGCCTCGTCGTAGCCATTGCGGCAGTGCGCCCGGAAGAACTTTTCCTCGTGGCGGTTGCGCGCGGGGTTGCGCAGGATCGACGGAGTAATCAGTCGTGCGCCGATGTCATGGAGCAACGCACCGGTGCCGAGTACGCGCAGGGCCTGCTCGGACAACCCTGCCTGTTTGCCGAGCAGCAACGAGAGGGTCATCACCGATAGCGCATGCACCGCCTGTCTGTCGTTCCGCGCCTTGTCGACGACCAGCACGAAGGCGCTGTCCGGGTCGGAGAATAGCGCGGTGGTCGATTCCTCGCAGATCCGGGTGAAATCCTTGACCGATTGTCGGGGACTGGTACCGAAATTCCGGATGGCGCTGCTCACCGTCGCTGCAGCTTTGTGATGAAGCTGTCCGGCCTTGACCAGCCGTTGCCGGAGTCCCTCCATCATCCGCTCGCGTTCACGGCTGGCGTCCATGCGAGCGGCTTCCAGCGCGGCCAGGGATTCCCGTTCTGCCTGAGCGGCCAGCTCCGCATCGTGGTCGACCGCCGCAACCTCCTGGAGCGGCCGTGGCGGCACCTTGCAGCGCGCCGGGTCGCAGAACAGTTGCGGCAGTTTCATCGCGGCGATCAGACGCACCTGCTCTTCATTCTCGATCACAAAGGAACTGAACATGAACTGGTGCTTGACCCACGACACCGGCAGACGGACATGCACGCCTGGACGCAGTTGCGATGCGTCGATACGGATCTCCCCCTCCTGCGGGGTCGCTTCGTCCGGGTTTGAAGACAAATCGCGCCCTCCTCTGCAATATGGCGTCACTCGGGTGGTAAACGGCAGTCGCAACTATAGACCAGTTGGACTCGTCTGGCCGGCGATCATTCACATGGCAATCACATCAGCGACCCACGAATCATGACCCCTGGCCATTGCGCGGCGCCTAGCGGATCACGGCCGTTGCGCCATGTAGGACCAGTTGATCTTGCGGCGCGGCAGCAGGTAATCGAGTTCCTCTGGCGGGCGTTCCTGCAGGCGCAAGGGGCGGTCGACCTTGAGCTCGTCGTCGCTCGAAAGATCGATGATGATCGACTGGCGACGCGGCACCTCGGGGGCGTAGATCATGACCTTCGGCGAGAGCGGCTTGCCGGCGGGCGCCGAGCCGACGACGGCGCCGATGCGGCCGTCGCTGAGTTGCACGATTGATCCCGGAGGATAGACGCCCATCGCCCGCACGAAGAGTTGCAGCAGAGCCGCATCAAAATATTTCTGCTCGCGTGTCCACATCGTCGACAGGGCTTCTGAAGGGGACAGCGCGCGCCGCGTGTCGATCGGGCTGACGAGATTGTCGAAGCGGTTGGCAATCGCTACCAGCCGTGCCGACAGGGGAATTGCGTTGCCGCTCAGGCGATCCGGAAAGCCGCTACCGTCGTAACGCTCGTGGTGGTGCAGGATGGCTTCGAGCAAGGGCGGCGTCAGGTTGCCGGCACGCATTGCCGCGTCGTAGCCGGCACGGCAATGCGACTGATAGATTTGTTCCTCGTATCGGTTGCGTTCGTTGTTGCGCAGAATCGAAGCCTTGATCGCGAGCTTGCCGATGTCGTGCAGCAGTGCACCGATGCCGAGCGAGTGCAGGGCCTGTTCCGGGATTTTTGCCTGTTTGCCGAGCAGTAGCGCCAGGGTCATGACCGACAGCGAGTGTGCGGCATGACCGTCATCGTGCGCCTTTTCGGCAATCAGCACGATCGCGCTATCGGGATCGGCGAGTAGCGCCGTGGTGGTGTCCTTGCTGACCCTGGCGACCCGTTCGACCGCCTCGCGGGGATGGAGCAGGAAGCCCTGGATGGCGCCACTGACTTCCCTGGCAGCGCCGAGGTAGTGTTGCTGCGCCTTGTCGAGGCGTTCCCTGAGTTCGCTCATGACTTGCGCACGCGCACGCTTCTCGGCCATGCGCCGTGCCGCCAGCGCCGCCAGGCGATCCTTTTCGGCAGCCACCTCGGGATCGCTACCCGGCTGTTCCTCCTGTCGGAGCAGCGGTGGCACCTTGCAACGCGTCGGGTCGCAGAACAGTTGCGGCAGCTTCATCGCCGCGATCAGCCGCGCCTGTTCTTCATCCGCAATGACAAAGGAGTTGAACATGAACTGGTGCTCGACCCAGGGCACCGGCAAACGGACGTGCACCCCCGGACGCAGTTGCGAGGCATCGATGCAGATTTCCCCTTCGTTCGGGGTGACGGCATCCGGAGCGGGCGACATGTCTTTAATGTGGCAGTCGCATCAGCGACTCACGAAACTCCCCCCTCCACTGGTGGGAGAAGGGTCGGGGCTGAGGGAAACGGTCACGGCTTTCATCCATCCGGTGTGTCTCAAATCGCCATGGCCGTTAGCGGCCGGCCGGCACGGCCCGCAGGGCGGCCAACAGCTTCTGTCCAGGACGGCCATCGACGGTCAGGCCAAGACGTTTCTGTTCGGCCAGAATAGCCTGACGCGAGTTGGCGCCGATCATGCCGTCGATTTCGCCGATCGGGTAGCCACGGCCGGCGAGAAGCGTTTGCAGCTCACGGCGTTCACTCCGCGACAAACCGGGGTCATCGGTCGGCCAGGGGGTGACGAAAACCTTGCCACCCTTGATCCGGTCGGCGAGATGGGCGATCGCCAGGGCATAGCTTTCGGCAGCGTTGTAGCCGTAGATCGCGTCGAAATTGCGAAATACCAGGAACGCCGGTCCGCGCGGACCCGCCGGGAGGAGGAGTCCGGCAGCGGCATCCGAGGTGACGATCGGCTGCCCGTCGGCACGGCGGATACCGCGCCCAATCCAGGACGACAGCGGCCGCTTGTTGCCGCGTCCGGATACGCTGGTGTCGAAACCGGCCGGCAGCACGACCTCGTAACCCCAGGGCTCGCCCTGGCGCCAGCCAGCCTTGTGCAGGAAGTTGGCGGTCGACGCGAGCGCATCGGGGACGCTGTCCATGAGGTCGCGCTTGCCATCGCCATCACCATCGACGGCCAGGCGCAGGAAGGTCGAAGGCATGAACTGGGTATGGCCGAAAGCACCGGCCCACGATCCCACCAGCCGATCCGGCGCGATGTCGCCGCGGTCGAGAATCTTCAGCGTGCTGAGAAATTCGCCACGGAAATAGGCCTGCCGACGCCCGAAGCAAGCGAGTGTGCCGAGCGAGGTGAGCAGCGGGCGCTTGCCGAAGTTGCGCCCGAAGTTGCTCTCGACGCCCCAGACGGCAATCACCGTATCCCCATCGACCTGATAGCGCTCGGCCGACGCGGCCAGCGTGCCGGCCCATTTCTCACGCATTGCCAGCGCATCTGCAACCCGTTCATCGTCGACCAGGCTAGCCAGGTAATCCCAGATCGGTGTCCGGAACTCGGGTTGATAGTCGAGGAATTCAAGAACGCTCGGGTCCGGCGTCAGGCCGCTGGTCAGGCGATCGAAGGCGGCGGTCGAAACGCCCTTCGCCGCAGACTCGGCGCGCAGCGTCGCCAGGCAGGTGCTGAAACGTTCGGCGGATACCTGGGCAGCGGCAGTGGAGCTGAGCAGGGTCAGGTAAAGAGCGAAACTGATGGGTTGCATGGCGAGATTCAAGGGTCTACCGCTGGTCTGGGCTGGTGATTGGAGGATGCCGGAAGGTTGGCCGTTGGTCGGTGGCGGGTTGATGATCGCGTCTCGTATTCGGCGTCTCCGATGATTTCGCCATCGATCACACGGCCGCCCGGTGCCGGCTGCGGCTGGCTGGACTGCGTCTGGTTGCGCAGGGGTTCGTCGGAATGCCCGCGCAGGTAGCGGGTTTTCCACTTGAGGCAGGCAAGGACCAGCAGTCCAACGGCCAGCAACACGGCCAGTACCAGCAGTGAAAACATCAAGGCGGCGACCAGCAAGAGCGCGCCAACCGCGATCGTAATCAGCCTGCCGAAGAAGCCTGAACCGGGTACCGCCAAGCGCAGACTGGAAAAGGGAGGGTCGTTGCTACTCATCGAAGTCCTGGTGGTGATGTTCGGTAAGAAAATGCGTTGCCCCCATTGTACGGGGTGAGGGGCGCTCGGGCCAGATTGCCAGCGACGGTACGTGACGCACGTGGCAGCCTTTGCGGACAAGGCAAAAGAAACGGCCCGCACAGAGGGGGGCTGGGCGGGCCGGTGATACCATCGCCGCGACGCTCCAGGGGGAGGGAGGGGAGGAGGGGGGAGGGCCTCGGCGACAGGATCAATACTACAGATAAAAACGGAGCGGATCTGTGCAGTATTTATCGTTTTGTGTCACAAAGTGTACGGATGGGCGGTCATGAATCATCCATGCGTACATGTTGAAATCTGGATCCCGGCAATCGCCGGAAGCATACTGGCCTGATTCCTGGCCTGCTTGCGCACACGAAGCAATCACTTACTGCTGGAGCAGCAAGGGAGTGGCGGCGCCAGCAAAGAGCCTGCCCAGTAATTGCCGCTCCTTGCGCTCGATCGAATCGAGAAACTCGGTGGCCGGCCCCATGCCGCGGAAGGCATTGAAGCCGCGTTCGAGAAACGCCTGCAGGTCGCCAAGTCCGGCCAGATGCGCCGGGCCGCGCATCAGCTTGAGCATGCCGTTCAGCAACGGCTTCCTGGCCAGCCTGTCCAGCGCTTCGCCGATCTCGCGAATCAGCACGATCTGGCGCAGGCGCTCCGGCTGACAGCCGACCGCCCGGTAGGCTGCGGCATAGGCATCTTCGTCGATGCGGTCGATCACTCCGCGCCGACAGAGAACGCCGACCATCGCCGAGTCGAGCAGTTCCGAGATCGCATCGAGTTCAACGGCCAGGGCAACGGTGCGCAGTGCCGAACCAGGCAACATCTTGATCAGCAGCGGCAGAATACGCTCGACCTCTTCGTCGCGGCTGCTGAAGTCCTTCGGACCATAGAGGTCGGAGAGAAAAAACTGCGCGGCGTCTCCGAAGCGCGCGCTGGCCAGCAGTTCGGCATGTGTACGGGCCAGTCGTCCGGCTTGCCACTCGCGCAGGCGCAAGCGATCATGCGCCGCTGCAGGCTCGCTGTTGGCTTTCTGGCGCAGGGACTTCGCCACTTGCAGGTGCTGCCGCAAGGCAGCGGCGCTCTGTTGTTTTTCGATCGAGATCGTCAAATTGTCCATGGCTCCCGATTATGCTCCGGCGGACTCGGTCTGTTTAGAGAGCTTCCCCTAACGGGCAGCGCTTGCAGCGCTTAGACTGCTATCCGACAGAACCCTGAAAAGGAGCGGCAAATGCCTCATCCCGATACCCTGGCAAGGCGCTTTTCCCGTTTGCAGGCGGCTGCACGCAACGATCCGCACCCCGGACGGGCACTGCGCGAGCGTCGCCTGAAGGCGCTCGATCGGCTTCTGCTCGACAACGAACCAGCGATTGCCGACGCAATAGGTCGCGATTTTGGCCATCGGTCGGCAGCCGAAACGCGCCTGCTCGAGCTTTTTCCAAGCCACGCAGCAATCTGCCATGCGCGCCGCCACCTGCGGCGCTGGATGCAGCCGCAGACACGTTCGGTTTCGCTGTGGTTTCAGCCCGCTCGGGCAGAAGTACGTTATCAGCCACTCGGTGCCGTCGGCATCATCGTTCCCTGGAACTACCCGATTTTTCTCGCTGCTGCGCCACTCAGCGCGGCCCTGGCGGCCGGCAACCGGGCTTTGATCAAGATGTCGGAAATCACCCCGGCAACCGCATCGCTGTTTGCCGAACTGGTCGAAAAATATTTCGCCGATGATGAGTTGTCCGTAGTCGAAGGTGACGTCAATGTGGCCAGGGAATTCTCGCAGCTTCCCTTCGACCATCTTTTGTTTACCGGTTCGACGCCGGTCGGTCGCCAGGTGATGCGCGCCGCATCGGAAAACCTGACACCAGTGACGCTCGAACTTGGCGGCAAGTCACCAGCGATCATCGGCCCGGCGCTGGCCCCTGCCGACTTTGCGCACGCCGTCGAGCGGATCATCATCGGCAAGTGCCTCAACGCCGGGCAGACCTGTATCGCTCCCGACTATGTGCTGCTGCCAGCCGGACAGGAACAGGCATTCATCGAGCAGGCGCGGCGTGTCGTCGCCGCCTGCTATCCCGATCTCGAAAAGACTGCAGACTATTCGACGATCGTCGATCAACGCCAGTACGCGCGCCTGTCGGCTTACCTTGAAGAAGCCAGGACGTCGGGAGCGACGATTGTCGATCTGGCAGCAGATACCGTCGCCGATCCGGTCAGGCGCCGTCTGCCGCCAATGGCACTGCTCGGGGCCGAGGACGGCTTGCGCGTGATGCAGGAGGAAATCTTCGGCCCACTGCTGCCGCTACGGCCCTATCGTGATCTCGACGAAGCGATTGCCTTCGTCAACGGCCGGCCGCGACCGCTGGCGCTGTATTACTTCGACAGCGAATGTATGCAGATAGAACGTATCCTAGACGAAACGGTCTCCGGGGGCGTGACGATCAACGACACCATCCTGCATATTGCGCAGGACGATCTGCCTTTCGGTGGCGTCGGGCCGAGCGGCATGGGTTGCTATCATGGTTTCGCAGGCTTTGAAACCTTCTCCGTCAGGAAGAGTGTTTTTCGGCAATCACGATGGTCCGGCATCGGTCTGTTCAAACCGCCTTACCGCCGCTTGTTCGAACACTTGACGAGGATCCTCCTGCGATGATTCTGTCCCGTCGCCAATTCATCAGGACCGGTCTTGCCGGCAGTCTCTTGCTCTCGCTCTCCGGTTGGCTGAACGCTGCCGGAGCACGCCGCCTGAGCATTGCCGAGCGCGAGATGCTCGGCGCGCTGTGCAACGCGATGCTTGAAGGAATGCTGCCAACAGACCCTACGCTGCGCCGCCGGCTGGTGGCCCTGACCGTCGATGGCGTCGCCATCGAGGTGGCCGGGCTTTCGCTGGCTGCCCAGAAGGAAGTCGGCGAGTTGTTCGGCCTACTGGTGCTGACACCAGCGCGGCTGCTGCTGGCCGGCGTCGGCCAGCCATGGCATGCGGCCAGCGTCGCCGAGGTCAGCGAATTCCTGCAGTCCTGGCGGACCAGCCGCCTCAGCCTGCTGCAGACGGCCTATGGGGCACTGCACGACTTGACCTTCGGAGCCTGGTACGCACGCCCCGACACCTGGGAGGCCATCGGTTATCCAGGTCCACCACAGGGGTATTTCTGATGTTCGATCCGATCAAGGACGGGCTGGCTTCCGGCTGGAAGCACATCGACGCATCGACGCTTGCCAGGGGCCAGACCCTGGAATTCGATGTGGTCATCGTCGGCACCGGCGCGGGTGGTGGCGTCACGGCCGACATCCTCAGCGACGCCGGCCTGCGCGTCGTGCTCGTCGAGGAAGGACCCCTGCGCTCGTCGAGCGACTTCAAGATGCGCGAGGCCAACGCCTATCCCGATCTGTATCAGGAATCCGCCTCTCGCAAGACAGCCGACAAGGCGATCAACATTCTGCAGGGACGCTGTGTCGGCGGTTCGACGACAGTTAACTGGACCAGCAGCTTCCGCCCACCGGCCGATGTATTCGAATTCTGGCAACAGCAGTTCGGCTTGCGGCAACTCAGCGCCGAATCGATGAGTTCCTGGTTCGCGGTGATGGAGCACAAACTGTGGGTGCGCCCCTGGGATACGCCGCCCAACCCGAACAATCAGGTGCTGGTGACTGGCAGCGAGAAGCTGGCGATTCCCGTAGGGGTCATCAAGCGCAATGTCAAGGGTTGCTGGAACCTCGGCTACTGTGGCATGGGTTGCCCGACCAACGCCAAGCAGTCGATGCTGCTGACCACCATCCCGGCAGCGCTCAACCGGGGAGCGACGCTGTACACCCGGCTGCGTGCCGAGCGTCTACGTTTCGACGGCAGCCGGGTCAGTGCTCTCGACTGCATGGCGCTACAGCCCGACGGCATCCATCCGGCCGGCAAGCGAGTACAGTTGCGTGCTCGCCATTTCGTGATTGCCGGCGGTGCCATCGGTAGCCCGGCGCTGCTACTGCGCAGCGGCGTTCCCGATCCCTACCGCTTGCTGGGCAAGCGCACTTTCCTGCATCCAGTGGTGATTTCGTCGGCACTGATGCCCGAGCGTATCGACGCCTATGCTGGCGCACCGCAATCGATCTATTCCGATCACTTCCTGCACCAGGCACCGATCGACGGTCCTCTGGGTTTCAAGATCGAGACGCCGCCCTTGCATCCGGTGCTCTTTTCGACGACCCTGCAGGGATTTGGTGAGGCACACGCCAGACTGATGCGCGAATTCACGCAGGCCAACGCGCTGCTGGCACTGCTGCGCGACGGTTTCCATCCTGAAAGTCGCGGTGGCCAGGTCCGCCTCGGCAGCGATGGCCTGCCGGTGCTCG contains:
- a CDS encoding FtsX-like permease family protein; this translates as MTTLAWWLIRAQFRTRRAATLLSMLAIALGVALGYAIHLINDAALADFARAMQTVQGDPDALLAARNSAGSVPLETINDIARDPAVLVIAPVIETRVRIEPARTPVRLIGLDVFSAAAVMPKLLPRQSDRIAGSLFDGGVYVSPALLGQLGLPAGAAVTLRRGDQHWATTIAGDLPGTGPDDLLLVADIAWVQEHFGPAKAVSEGRVRLAPATDPASWRAALAERLPTDLLLRAPDDESARVSNLSRAYRVNLNVLALVALLTGAFLVFATQLTAVAQRSTQFALLGVLGLSPRLRLLQVLLEGLAIGVPGSLLGLTLGYALALAFTQLLGGDLGGGYFAGSAPRIVPQMLPALIFLALGCTASLAGALYPAHLNRVQPLAQALKIGFAQRPPADDARRVRRLLPVLLVLAAVALTQLPPLFELPLAGYTAIALVLVIGIASAPLLTQNVFGGFARRSLPAPQRIAIQNVAQAPLMAQVAASGLIVSFALTASMVIMVSSFRIAVDHWLDEVLPAPLYLRSKSTPLPQELLAALTRPDAPFARVEPSAQASLTIDPQRPNVALLVREIERSHPEARLPFTGPVLAPPVGGIAVVWISEALHEIYRITPGQTLRLPLLGRAIEVFVGGVWRDYSRQFGAIAISRDDYQRLGGDFQPTDLALWPRPGQEAAAIAWLAPYTGQYGFEVADAAEIRRLSLSIFDKSFAVTYALEAAAMLIGLFGLAVTLAASVCLRERELATLGALGFSRRMLSRAVMLEGALIAAVGLLIGLACGIAIGSILTQVINPQAFHWRMSLHIPWPALLAGAGATLAAAVLASHFAARQATRLPVAQVLASAQ
- a CDS encoding ABC transporter ATP-binding protein, whose amino-acid sequence is MLTVSGLSKRYPGASRPLFGALDFRIAAGEIVALVGESGVGKSTLLNCIAGLESADRGAICIGSQALDIVRLDETARAALRARHIGFVFQAFHVLPTLNVAQNISVPLLLCGVPAGEHAARTQALLERVGLAGFGERWPASLSGGELQRVAIARALVHQPALILADEPTGNLDPRTAGEVLSLLLERVREQQASALIVTHSQLLAQCCDRILTLTPDGLK
- a CDS encoding DUF3391 domain-containing protein, which encodes MSSNPDEATPQEGEIRIDASQLRPGVHVRLPVSWVKHQFMFSSFVIENEEQVRLIAAMKLPQLFCDPARCKVPPRPLQEVAAVDHDAELAAQAERESLAALEAARMDASRERERMMEGLRQRLVKAGQLHHKAAATVSSAIRNFGTSPRQSVKDFTRICEESTTALFSDPDSAFVLVVDKARNDRQAVHALSVMTLSLLLGKQAGLSEQALRVLGTGALLHDIGARLITPSILRNPARNRHEEKFFRAHCRNGYDEALQAGALPPPILDAILSHHERCDGSGFPDRLMGNAIPLTARMVGIADRFDTLVNPGEPRLAIGPAEALATMWSRDQKGFDSGLLQLFVRAMGVYPPGSIVQLSDGQIGTVVGSAPVSKPLAPKVMIYAPEVPRHQAIIADLATQDVVTIERPLRLQDRSVEELNYLLPHRKVDWSCST
- a CDS encoding DUF3391 domain-containing protein; protein product: MSPAPDAVTPNEGEICIDASQLRPGVHVRLPVPWVEHQFMFNSFVIADEEQARLIAAMKLPQLFCDPTRCKVPPLLRQEEQPGSDPEVAAEKDRLAALAARRMAEKRARAQVMSELRERLDKAQQHYLGAAREVSGAIQGFLLHPREAVERVARVSKDTTTALLADPDSAIVLIAEKAHDDGHAAHSLSVMTLALLLGKQAKIPEQALHSLGIGALLHDIGKLAIKASILRNNERNRYEEQIYQSHCRAGYDAAMRAGNLTPPLLEAILHHHERYDGSGFPDRLSGNAIPLSARLVAIANRFDNLVSPIDTRRALSPSEALSTMWTREQKYFDAALLQLFVRAMGVYPPGSIVQLSDGRIGAVVGSAPAGKPLSPKVMIYAPEVPRRQSIIIDLSSDDELKVDRPLRLQERPPEELDYLLPRRKINWSYMAQRP
- a CDS encoding lytic murein transglycosylase, with protein sequence MQPISFALYLTLLSSTAAAQVSAERFSTCLATLRAESAAKGVSTAAFDRLTSGLTPDPSVLEFLDYQPEFRTPIWDYLASLVDDERVADALAMREKWAGTLAASAERYQVDGDTVIAVWGVESNFGRNFGKRPLLTSLGTLACFGRRQAYFRGEFLSTLKILDRGDIAPDRLVGSWAGAFGHTQFMPSTFLRLAVDGDGDGKRDLMDSVPDALASTANFLHKAGWRQGEPWGYEVVLPAGFDTSVSGRGNKRPLSSWIGRGIRRADGQPIVTSDAAAGLLLPAGPRGPAFLVFRNFDAIYGYNAAESYALAIAHLADRIKGGKVFVTPWPTDDPGLSRSERRELQTLLAGRGYPIGEIDGMIGANSRQAILAEQKRLGLTVDGRPGQKLLAALRAVPAGR
- a CDS encoding coniferyl aldehyde dehydrogenase → MPHPDTLARRFSRLQAAARNDPHPGRALRERRLKALDRLLLDNEPAIADAIGRDFGHRSAAETRLLELFPSHAAICHARRHLRRWMQPQTRSVSLWFQPARAEVRYQPLGAVGIIVPWNYPIFLAAAPLSAALAAGNRALIKMSEITPATASLFAELVEKYFADDELSVVEGDVNVAREFSQLPFDHLLFTGSTPVGRQVMRAASENLTPVTLELGGKSPAIIGPALAPADFAHAVERIIIGKCLNAGQTCIAPDYVLLPAGQEQAFIEQARRVVAACYPDLEKTADYSTIVDQRQYARLSAYLEEARTSGATIVDLAADTVADPVRRRLPPMALLGAEDGLRVMQEEIFGPLLPLRPYRDLDEAIAFVNGRPRPLALYYFDSECMQIERILDETVSGGVTINDTILHIAQDDLPFGGVGPSGMGCYHGFAGFETFSVRKSVFRQSRWSGIGLFKPPYRRLFEHLTRILLR
- a CDS encoding GMC family oxidoreductase, which produces MFDPIKDGLASGWKHIDASTLARGQTLEFDVVIVGTGAGGGVTADILSDAGLRVVLVEEGPLRSSSDFKMREANAYPDLYQESASRKTADKAINILQGRCVGGSTTVNWTSSFRPPADVFEFWQQQFGLRQLSAESMSSWFAVMEHKLWVRPWDTPPNPNNQVLVTGSEKLAIPVGVIKRNVKGCWNLGYCGMGCPTNAKQSMLLTTIPAALNRGATLYTRLRAERLRFDGSRVSALDCMALQPDGIHPAGKRVQLRARHFVIAGGAIGSPALLLRSGVPDPYRLLGKRTFLHPVVISSALMPERIDAYAGAPQSIYSDHFLHQAPIDGPLGFKIETPPLHPVLFSTTLQGFGEAHARLMREFTQANALLALLRDGFHPESRGGQVRLGSDGLPVLDYPLGDVIWEAARRALLAMAEIQFAAGARWVSPAHETAPGYASWTEARKGINELPLKPFVCRVVSAHVMGGCGMADGPQRGVVDHRGRHFWLANLSVYDGSLFPTSLGVNPQLSIYGLVARNASLLAAELSGKPNPVIP